The following are encoded in a window of Megalobrama amblycephala isolate DHTTF-2021 linkage group LG19, ASM1881202v1, whole genome shotgun sequence genomic DNA:
- the LOC125254172 gene encoding ADP-ribosylation factor-like protein 2-binding protein isoform X2, translating into MQNLEEEDFAVSKSSDADAEFDMVIGNIEDIIMEDEFQYLQQSFMEKYYLEFDDSEENKLSYTPIFNEYIEILEKHLEQQLVERIPGFNMDSFTHSLKQHKDEVSGDILDMLLTFTDFMAFKEMFIDYRAEKEGRGLDLSTGLVVKSLNSASASPLTSSMASQSS; encoded by the exons ATGCAGAATTTGGAAGAAGAGGACTTTGCTGTTTCAAA ATCATCAGATGCTGATGCAGAATTTGACATGGTAATTGGGAACATCGAGGATATTATAATGG AGGATGAATTTCAGTATCTTCAGCAGTCTTTCATGGAGAAATATTACCTTGAGTTTGACGACTCTGAGGAGAATAAGCTCAGCTATACAcctatatttaatgaatat ATTGAAATCCTAGAAAAGCATCTGGAACAGCAGTTGGTAGAGCGAATTCCTGGATTTAACATGGATTCCTTCACACATTCACTTAA ACAGCACAAAGATGAAGTGTCAGGTGACATACTTGACATGCTGCTCACTTTCACTGACTTTATGGCCTTTAAAGAGATGTTCATTGATTACAGAGCA GAAAAGGAGGGTAGAGGATTGGACCTTAGTACCGGACTGGTGGTGAAGTCATTAAATTCTGCTTCAGCTTCACCTCTGACCTCCAGCATGGCCTCACAATCGAGCTGA
- the LOC125254172 gene encoding ADP-ribosylation factor-like protein 2-binding protein isoform X1, with protein sequence MKGNLFLPDTFRTSTRSPVAVAAATSGRTFVLFMMDRQETDLLGGNENIVEMQNLEEEDFAVSKSSDADAEFDMVIGNIEDIIMEDEFQYLQQSFMEKYYLEFDDSEENKLSYTPIFNEYIEILEKHLEQQLVERIPGFNMDSFTHSLKQHKDEVSGDILDMLLTFTDFMAFKEMFIDYRAEKEGRGLDLSTGLVVKSLNSASASPLTSSMASQSS encoded by the exons ATGAAAGGAAACTTGTTTCTACCGGACACATTTCGAACAAGTACGCGTTCTCCCGTTGCCGTGGCAGCAGCGACTTCAGGAAGAACGTTTGTGCTATTTATGATGGATCGTCAAGAGACAG ATCTGCTTGGTGGCAACGAGAACATAGTTGAAATGCAGAATTTGGAAGAAGAGGACTTTGCTGTTTCAAA ATCATCAGATGCTGATGCAGAATTTGACATGGTAATTGGGAACATCGAGGATATTATAATGG AGGATGAATTTCAGTATCTTCAGCAGTCTTTCATGGAGAAATATTACCTTGAGTTTGACGACTCTGAGGAGAATAAGCTCAGCTATACAcctatatttaatgaatat ATTGAAATCCTAGAAAAGCATCTGGAACAGCAGTTGGTAGAGCGAATTCCTGGATTTAACATGGATTCCTTCACACATTCACTTAA ACAGCACAAAGATGAAGTGTCAGGTGACATACTTGACATGCTGCTCACTTTCACTGACTTTATGGCCTTTAAAGAGATGTTCATTGATTACAGAGCA GAAAAGGAGGGTAGAGGATTGGACCTTAGTACCGGACTGGTGGTGAAGTCATTAAATTCTGCTTCAGCTTCACCTCTGACCTCCAGCATGGCCTCACAATCGAGCTGA